One Onthophagus taurus isolate NC chromosome 11, IU_Otau_3.0, whole genome shotgun sequence genomic window carries:
- the LOC111429484 gene encoding allatostatins MIP isoform X2 encodes MKQTPVSSNTTMLWIAFLICYLQVCNCVPVGIAQNFANPFLGNYQQGLSDIDIPGHWQNSQSSSATKRAWQNLQAGWGKRLSPNALQNLQNLVLRSSIADSMADYGDYSLDQDIFDWGNEKRSWKSLNGGGWGKRSDWGNFRGSWGKRDPAWTNLKGN; translated from the exons ATGAAACAGACGCCCGTTTCCAGTAACACAACCATGCTTTGGATTGCGTTTTTGATCTGTTACTTACAAGTTTGTAACTGCGTTCCGGTCGGAATCGCCCAGAATTTCGCTAATCCATTTCTAGGAAACTATCAA CAAGGACTTTCTGACATCGACATCCCCGGACATTGGCAAAATAGTCAATCATCTTCAGCAACTAAACGAGCTTGGCAAAATTTACAAGCAGGTTGGGGAAAACGTTTATCGCCAAACGCTTTACAAAACTTACag AATTTAGTTTTGCGATCATCAATTGCTGATTCAATGGCCGATTACGGGGATTATTCATTGGACCAAGACATCTTTGATTGGGGAAATGAGAAGAGATCGTGGAAATCGCTCAACGGTGGTGGATGGGGTAAAAGATCCGACTGGGGTAACTTCAGAG GTTCGTGGGGAAAACGTGACCCGGCGTGGACTAACTTGAAAG GAAATTAA
- the LOC111429484 gene encoding allatostatins MIP isoform X1 produces MKQTPVSSNTTMLWIAFLICYLQVCNCVPVGIAQNFANPFLGNYQQGLSDIDIPGHWQNSQSSSATKRAWQNLQAGWGKRLSPNALQNLQNLVLRSSIADSMADYGDYSLDQDIFDWGNEKRSWKSLNGGGWGKRSDWGNFRGSWGKRDPAWTNLKGIWGKRDN; encoded by the exons ATGAAACAGACGCCCGTTTCCAGTAACACAACCATGCTTTGGATTGCGTTTTTGATCTGTTACTTACAAGTTTGTAACTGCGTTCCGGTCGGAATCGCCCAGAATTTCGCTAATCCATTTCTAGGAAACTATCAA CAAGGACTTTCTGACATCGACATCCCCGGACATTGGCAAAATAGTCAATCATCTTCAGCAACTAAACGAGCTTGGCAAAATTTACAAGCAGGTTGGGGAAAACGTTTATCGCCAAACGCTTTACAAAACTTACag AATTTAGTTTTGCGATCATCAATTGCTGATTCAATGGCCGATTACGGGGATTATTCATTGGACCAAGACATCTTTGATTGGGGAAATGAGAAGAGATCGTGGAAATCGCTCAACGGTGGTGGATGGGGTAAAAGATCCGACTGGGGTAACTTCAGAG GTTCGTGGGGAAAACGTGACCCGGCGTGGACTAACTTGAAAGGTATTTGGGGCAAGCGCGATAATTAG